GGCCGTGGCCGCCAACCCCACGTGGTACGCCCACTGGACCCGCGCGAGCGTCCTGTCGCAGATGGGCAAGTACGCCGAGGCCCGCAAGGCCGCGCAGACCGCGTGGGACCTGGGGCAGAAGGACAAGAACTTCTTCTTCCGGGACCAGGTCTCCAAGGCCCTGGCGGAGTGGAAGAACAAGAAGTAGCCCGCCTTCGCTCCCGGGGCTCCTCAGCGATGGAGGGGCCCCGTCAGGAGCCGGCGGTAGAGCGCCTCGTAGCGGTCGATGGCGGGTTCCATCTGGAAGTGCTCCAGGACCCGCGCCCGCGCGCGGTGTGAGAAGCCCTGCCAGCGCTTCGCGTCCTCGACCAACGTGAGCACGTGCCGGGCCATGGCGGGGACGTCCCCCAGCGGCGCCAGGAAGCCCGTCTCTCCGTGCGTGACGAGCTCCGGGATTCCGCCCAGGTCGCTGGCCACCACGGGAATGCCGCAGCTCAGCGCCTCCAGCGCGGCGAGCCCGAAGCTCTCCTGCTCGCTGGGGAGCAGGAAGACGTCGGAGGCGGCGATCAGCTCCTCGAAGCGGTCCTGCTTGCCGAGGAACGCGACGCGGCCCTCCAGGCCCATCTCCCGCAGCATCCGCTCCGCGGGCGAGCGCTCCGGACCGTCTCCCACCATCACCAACCGGCAGGGACGGCGGCGCTGGACCTCCGTGAAGATGGCGACCACGTCGGCGATGCGCTTCACCGGCCGGAAGTTGGAGACGTGGATGAGCACCGGCTCGGCGTCGTGCAGGTCCGGGAAGAGCGCGCGCAGGCAGGCGCGGTCGCGCACCGGGGCGTAGCGCGCGGTGTCCGCGAAGTTGGCGATGACGTCGATGGGGACGCTCTCGGGGATGTCGAAGCCCTGCCACGTCGCGCGGCGCAGGTAGGCCGACGGCACCGTCACCGCGTCGCTGCGCAGGATGGAGAAGCGGGTAATCGGCAGGTAGCTGGGGTCGATTCCCACCAGCGTGGTGTCCGTCCCGTGCAGCGTGGTGACGACGCGCGGCGCCCTGGGGCCCAGCACCTCGCGCGCCATCCACGCGGCGGTGGCGTGCGGCACCGCGTAGTGGACGTGCAGGATGTCCAGGCGCTCGTAGCTGGCGACCTCGATCATCTTGGAGGCCAGCGCGATGGGATAGGTGCTGGACTGCTGGAGCGCCGGGTAGTCGCTCTCCGTCACCTCGTGGAAGACGACCTTGCGGTTCGTGCCATGGAGCCGGACTGGCAGGTCCCGGGCGATGAAGTGGACGCGGTGGCCCCGGTCCGCCATCGCGAGGCCAATCTCCGTGGCGACCATGCCGCTGCCACCGAAGGTCGGAAAGCAGGTGATGGCCACGTTGAGCGGGGCGTTCATGAGCGTGCCGGGAAGAACAGGGGCCGGGCGAAGCTATTCCGGCGGAAGTGGTCGAGCGGGTCGGCCAGTCCCAGCGCCTCGCGGAGGATGTAGGGCTCGCCGTGGGTGACGCCAATCTGCGCGCCATGGAAGCGGTCCCGGGCCTCCAGCGAGGACAGCGACAGCGGTGAGCCCACCAGCGTGGGCGGGGCGTCCGGGCGGGGCATCACCTGGCTTGCGTAGCAGTGCACCGCGGCCAGCTTGCGCTCGTAGACGGCGGAGACGTCGATGATGACGCCAGGCTCGGCCAGGTGCCGCAGCGGGTAGTAGAGGACCTGCCGCGGCGTGAAGGGCTCCGCGGCGGGCTGCGCGTCGAACCTACGCACGCCCGCGAAGAAGAGGGCGCGCGTCACCAGCGCGCTGGCCGCCTCGTGGTCCGGGTGTCGCTCCTGCTCCCAGGGCACGACGACCAGCTCCGGACGCAGGCGGCGCAGCGCCTCCACCACGCGGACCACGGCGGCGGTGCGGGCGCGCTCGGGCTCGGGCGTGTCGAAGCCCGCCCACGGATTGAGCCAGCCGTCGGGCAGCTCCAGGTTCTCCCGGTGGGCCAGCCCCAGCGCGCGGGTGGCGGCTTCTGTCTCCTCCGCGCGGGACTGCGGCGTGCCGCGCGAGCTCTTCTCGCCGCGCGTCAGGTCGACGATGCCGGTGCGGTAGCCGCGGGCGGCCATGCTCGCCATCAGCCCGCCGCAGAACAGCTCCACGTCATCCGGGTGGGGGCCAAAGGCGAGGACGTCGATGTTGTAGGCGGTGCCGGTCGCAGTCATGGCGTCAGGTCCTTCGAGTCACCGCGGAAGGGGACACACGCGTCCAGCACCTGCTTCGTGAAGGCACGCATCCCGATGCGGCAGGCGAAGTAGGGCAGCCCCAGGACCCGCTCCTGGGGCGCGTCCTCCGGGAAGAGGAAAGTGCGCAGGCGGTCCACCTGTTCGGCCGCCGTGGCATCGCGCCGGGCGAGCGCGCGGCGGTAGCGGCCCGTCAGGCGGGACACCGCGACCCGCACCGTGCCCCGGGTGCGGCGCAGCGCGTCCTGGAGGCTCGCGTCCACCGCCGACACCTGTCCGGCGACGCGCTCCAGCTCGGAGGAGAATGCGCCGAAGAGGCGGGCCTCCAGGGCCTCGGGCGTCTCCAGCGGCTCCGGGGCATTCCGCGTGGCCAGCCGCGTGAGCAGCGTGTCGCGCGGCACGTTCACCTCATCCGGCTGGAGCCCCACCTTGCCCAGCCACCGGCGCGCGCGGTCATCGAGCACGCGGAAGCGGGCCCGGGGAATGGCGAGCGGCATCGGCCGGCCCGCGTGGGCGTAGAGCGGTGCCAGTTGCGCGAAGTAGGCCAGCTCGCCCGGGCCGCCGACATACGCCGCCGTGGGGAGCCAGGTGTCCTGGAGGAGGGGGCGCAGCAGCGCGGACGTGGTGAAGCGCAGCGGTTCACGCTCCAGGGCGGCGTGCAGCGCGTCCTGGGAGAGGGCGCTGCCTTCCGGGTGGCCCACCAGACTCCAGGCGCCTGCTTCCGCCGGGTCCAGCCGGTAGCGCGGGCCATCGAGCGCCTCCGGTGAGAAGAAGCTGAGCGGCGAGCCGGGGCGGACATGGACCTGCACCGCGTAGCCCGCGCGGGTGAGCGCCTCCGCACGGGCCGCGAGCACCGCGGAGAGGGTCCCCGCTTCCTGGAGGGCGAAGCGATGCACGGGCGCGGCCAGGGGCGCCAGCCGTGCGTCTCTCGGGTCGAGGAAGACCAGGCCCTCGTCGGCGAAGAGGGACGACAGCACGTCGGTGAAGGCTTGCGCGAGCGTGGCCTCGGGACGGTAGGCCTGCTCCAGCAGGGAGAGGAACGCCTCCGCGTGGGGTTCTGCTCCCAGCTCGGCGCGGAGGGTGGCCAGGGCGGGGAGGACGCTCGGGCCCAGGTGGCGGTGGGCGATGGGCGCTCGAGACGCTGCCGCATCCGGAAGCTCGAGCGCCAGTCGACAGGGCCCTCCGCCCGGACGTGGGATGACACAGTGGTCAATCTCCGGAAGGTCGTGGTCCTCCGTCTGGAGCCAGAAGACGGGAACACAGGGCCGGCCGGTTTCTTCCTGGAGCGCGCGCGCCGTGACGATGGCGGAGGCGGCCTTGTAGAGCGTGTACAGCGGGCCCAGGAAGAGGCCCATCTGCTGTCCCGTCACCACCGCCACGGTGCCGGGCCGCGCGAGCAGCGCGAGGTTGTGCTCCCGGGCGGGACTCGGCGCGAGGCGCGCGTTCTGCGCGGCGAGGACGTCCAGCAGCGCGGGCGACACCGTGCGCGACGCGGCGGCGGCCACGGCCCGGGCGCGCGCTTCACGGTGCCGGTAGTCATCGGAAAGGAAGGAGAGCGCGGACGCATCTCCGCGCAGCCACGCGGTCGAGAAGGAGGACGTCACGGCCTGCGGTGATAACAGGTCGTGGCGGGCCCGCCACCGGAAGTGCGTGCTCGCACGTCGCGTCCGGCCGTGACGGCAGGCGTCATCCCGGAATGAATGCGGACTGCGCGGGTTGGTATAGGGTCCGTGCGAATGCGGAACCTGCTCCTTGGAATGACGCTGGCCATGAGCCTTGGATTCGGGTCGACGGCGATGGCGAGGCCTACCCGGCAGCTCCACGCGGGTGAAATCGCGGCGGGCCTGAAGCGGCTCGGAGTGACCGGCAGTGTGCTCTATGTCGCGGCCCACCCGGACGACGAGAACACGCGCCTGCTCGCGTGGCTGGTGGGAGAGCGCGGCCTGCGCACGGGTTACCTGTCCGTGACGCGCGGGGATGGTGGGCAGAACCTCATCGGCACGGAGCAGGGCGCGCTGCTCGGGCTCATCCGCACGCATGAGTTGCTCGCCGCGCGGAGCGTGGACGGCGCGGAGCAGTTCTTCACGCGGGCGCGGGACTTCGGCTATTCGAAGAGCGCGGAAGAGGCGCTGCGCATCTGGGGACATGACGCGGTGCTGGCGGATGTGGTGCTCGCCATCCGGCGCTTCCAGCCGGACGTCATCATCACCCGCTTCACCACGGAGCCGCCGAACCACGGCCACCACACGGCCTCCGCGCTGCTGGCGGCGGAGGCCTTCATCGCCGCGGCGGACCCGAAGCGCTTCCCCGAGCAGCTGTCCGAGGTGAAGCCGTGGAAGGCGGACCGCCTGTTGCAGAACGCCTCCTCGTGGTCGTTCAAGCCCGATGAGGACCTGTCCCGCTACGTGAAGCTGGAGGTGGGCGGCTACGACGCGTTGCTCGGGCGTTCGTGGGGTGAGGTGGCCGCGGAGAGCCGCAGCCAGCACAAGAGCCAGGGCTTCGGCCAGGCCGCGGACCGGGGCCCCGCCGCCGAGTACTTCACGCCGCTGGCGGGGACGCTCCCGAAGCGCGACGTGTTCGAGGGGCTCGACTTCTCCTGGAAGCGTTGGGCGGGCTCGGAGGCCGTGTCCCGCGCGGTGGCCGCCGCGACGAAGTCTTTCGATGCGCGCGCTCCCCACCGCTCCCTGCCCGCGCTCGTCCGCGTCCACGAGGCGCTGACCGCGCTGCCGGACACCCACCCGTGGAAGGCGCTCAAGCTGCGTGAGGTGGAGGCGCTCATCGCCAACTGCGCGGGGCTGTTCCTGGAGGTGCGTGCCGCCACGCCCACCGGCATCCCGGGGCTGCCCGTGGCGTTGGACGTGGTGGCGCTGAACCGCTCGCCCGCCGCCGTCGAGTGGGTGGGGTTGACGCTGCCAGGCGAGAAACCCGAGGCCGTGGGGAAGGCGCTGGGCGCGAACGTGCCCCTGAAGCTGTCGCGCACGGTGACGCTGCCGGCGACGGCGCCCATCTCCACGCCCTACTGGCTCCGGGAGCCTGTCACCGGGGGGCTCTACACGCTCAAGGGCGAGGACCGCGCGCTCACCGGCCAGCCGGAGGGCGTTCCCGCGCTCTCCGTGGCGTTCGAGTACCAGGTCGCGGGCCGGCGCTTCCGCGCGGTGCGTCCGGTGCTCCACGCCTGGACGGATCCGGTGCGCGGCGAGCTCTACCGTGACTTCGAGGTCGTCCCGCCCGTCACCGCCACGCTGGCGCAGGACGTGCTCATGTTCCCCAACGGCGAGTCCCGTGCCGTGCCGGTGGTACTGGCCGCGGGGATGGACCTGGTGCCGGGCACGGTGCGGATGGTGGCGCCGCCCGGCTGGCGCGTGGAGCCCGCGTCGATCGGGTTCAAGCTCGCGGCACGCGGAGACGAGCGCACCATCACCTTCCAGGTGACGCCGCCCCCGGGCTCGACGAAGGAGGGGGTCCTCTCCGTGGAGGTCGACGTGGGGGACCGCGCCTGGTCGTGGAGCGCCCACTCCGTGTCCCATCCCCACATCCCGCCGTTGACGGTGCGCCAGCCCTCCACGGCCACGGGGGTGCCGTTCTCCCTGGCCATCAAGGGCAAGCGCATCGGCTACATCCCCGGTCCGGGCGACCGCGTCGCGGAGAGCCTGAGCGCGGTGGGCTACGAGGTGACGCTGCTTCCCGAGGAGCGGCTGGCCCGGGAGCCGCTGGAGCGCTTCGACGCCATCCTCGTGGGCGTGCGCGCCTTCAACGCCAACGCGCACCTGGCCGTCCACCGGGAGCGGCTGCTCCAGTACGTGGAAGGCGGCGGACGGCTGGTGGTGCAGTACAACACCAACAGCCGCGTGGGGCCGCTCACGTCGTTCGTCGGGCCCTATCCGCTGGAGATTGGCCGCGACCG
This DNA window, taken from Corallococcus coralloides DSM 2259, encodes the following:
- a CDS encoding PIG-L family deacetylase, which translates into the protein MRNLLLGMTLAMSLGFGSTAMARPTRQLHAGEIAAGLKRLGVTGSVLYVAAHPDDENTRLLAWLVGERGLRTGYLSVTRGDGGQNLIGTEQGALLGLIRTHELLAARSVDGAEQFFTRARDFGYSKSAEEALRIWGHDAVLADVVLAIRRFQPDVIITRFTTEPPNHGHHTASALLAAEAFIAAADPKRFPEQLSEVKPWKADRLLQNASSWSFKPDEDLSRYVKLEVGGYDALLGRSWGEVAAESRSQHKSQGFGQAADRGPAAEYFTPLAGTLPKRDVFEGLDFSWKRWAGSEAVSRAVAAATKSFDARAPHRSLPALVRVHEALTALPDTHPWKALKLREVEALIANCAGLFLEVRAATPTGIPGLPVALDVVALNRSPAAVEWVGLTLPGEKPEAVGKALGANVPLKLSRTVTLPATAPISTPYWLREPVTGGLYTLKGEDRALTGQPEGVPALSVAFEYQVAGRRFRAVRPVLHAWTDPVRGELYRDFEVVPPVTATLAQDVLMFPNGESRAVPVVLAAGMDLVPGTVRMVAPPGWRVEPASIGFKLAARGDERTITFQVTPPPGSTKEGVLSVEVDVGDRAWSWSAHSVSHPHIPPLTVRQPSTATGVPFSLAIKGKRIGYIPGPGDRVAESLSAVGYEVTLLPEERLAREPLERFDAILVGVRAFNANAHLAVHRERLLQYVEGGGRLVVQYNTNSRVGPLTSFVGPYPLEIGRDRVTDETAAMTPLRANEPLLRAPNALTAADFEGWVQERGLYFASSWDARYQPVFAMHDAGEAPLQGALLVARHGKGTFIYTGLAFFRQLPAGVPGAYRLLANILSQ
- the bshA gene encoding N-acetyl-alpha-D-glucosaminyl L-malate synthase BshA, which encodes MNAPLNVAITCFPTFGGSGMVATEIGLAMADRGHRVHFIARDLPVRLHGTNRKVVFHEVTESDYPALQQSSTYPIALASKMIEVASYERLDILHVHYAVPHATAAWMAREVLGPRAPRVVTTLHGTDTTLVGIDPSYLPITRFSILRSDAVTVPSAYLRRATWQGFDIPESVPIDVIANFADTARYAPVRDRACLRALFPDLHDAEPVLIHVSNFRPVKRIADVVAIFTEVQRRRPCRLVMVGDGPERSPAERMLREMGLEGRVAFLGKQDRFEELIAASDVFLLPSEQESFGLAALEALSCGIPVVASDLGGIPELVTHGETGFLAPLGDVPAMARHVLTLVEDAKRWQGFSHRARARVLEHFQMEPAIDRYEALYRRLLTGPLHR
- the bshB1 gene encoding bacillithiol biosynthesis deacetylase BshB1 is translated as MTATGTAYNIDVLAFGPHPDDVELFCGGLMASMAARGYRTGIVDLTRGEKSSRGTPQSRAEETEAATRALGLAHRENLELPDGWLNPWAGFDTPEPERARTAAVVRVVEALRRLRPELVVVPWEQERHPDHEAASALVTRALFFAGVRRFDAQPAAEPFTPRQVLYYPLRHLAEPGVIIDVSAVYERKLAAVHCYASQVMPRPDAPPTLVGSPLSLSSLEARDRFHGAQIGVTHGEPYILREALGLADPLDHFRRNSFARPLFFPARS
- the bshC gene encoding bacillithiol biosynthesis cysteine-adding enzyme BshC translates to MTSSFSTAWLRGDASALSFLSDDYRHREARARAVAAAASRTVSPALLDVLAAQNARLAPSPAREHNLALLARPGTVAVVTGQQMGLFLGPLYTLYKAASAIVTARALQEETGRPCVPVFWLQTEDHDLPEIDHCVIPRPGGGPCRLALELPDAAASRAPIAHRHLGPSVLPALATLRAELGAEPHAEAFLSLLEQAYRPEATLAQAFTDVLSSLFADEGLVFLDPRDARLAPLAAPVHRFALQEAGTLSAVLAARAEALTRAGYAVQVHVRPGSPLSFFSPEALDGPRYRLDPAEAGAWSLVGHPEGSALSQDALHAALEREPLRFTTSALLRPLLQDTWLPTAAYVGGPGELAYFAQLAPLYAHAGRPMPLAIPRARFRVLDDRARRWLGKVGLQPDEVNVPRDTLLTRLATRNAPEPLETPEALEARLFGAFSSELERVAGQVSAVDASLQDALRRTRGTVRVAVSRLTGRYRRALARRDATAAEQVDRLRTFLFPEDAPQERVLGLPYFACRIGMRAFTKQVLDACVPFRGDSKDLTP